Part of the Cyanobium sp. ATX 6F1 genome is shown below.
GATCGGCCAGGCGGCAGCTGTAACCCCACTCGTTGTCGTACCAGGTGTAGACCTTGAGCTGGGTGCCGCCCGTCACCAGCGTCGAGGGGGCATCGACGATCGCGCTGCGCGGGTCGTTGACGTAGTCGATCGACACCAGCGGCCGCTCCTCGCAGCCCAGGATTCCCTGCAGCGCTCCGGCGGCAGCGGCGGCAAAGGCGGCATTCACCTCCTCAACGCTCACCGCGCGCTCCAGCTCGAACACCGCATCGGTGATCGAGGCATTGAGCATGGGCACCCGCACCGCATGGCCGTTGAGTTTGCCCTGGAGCTCCGGGAAGATCAGGCCGATCGCCTTGGCCGAACCGGTGGTGGTGGGGATCAATGAGCTGGTGGCGGAGCGAGCCCGGCGCAGGTCGGATTTGAAGCTGTCGATCACCACCTGGGTATTGGTGATGTTGTGCAGAGTGGTGATCGAGCCGTGGCGAATGCCGAAGCTCTCGTGCACCACCTTCACCACCGGTGCCAGGCAGTTGGTGGTGCAGGAGGCGGCGGTGAGCAGGCGGTGGAGGCTGGGGTTGTAGAGCGCGTGGTTGATGCCGAACACCACGTTCAGTGCCTCCTCGCCGGCGATCACCCCCTTCACCGGGCAGGCCACGATCACCCGCTTCAGGCCCGCCGCGCTGAAGTAGGGCTCGAGGGTTTCGGGCGTTTTGAACTTGCCGCTGCACTCGAGCACCAGGTCCACCCCGGCATCCAGCCAGGGCACGGCGCTGGGGTCCTTGTGGCGGCTGTAGCTCACGGTGGTTCCGTCCACCTGAAAGCCCTGGGGCACGGTGGGATCAGCGGCCACTGCCCGATCCCAGCGGCCATGCACGGAGTCGAATTCGAGCAGATGGGCGGCGGTGGCGGCATCACCGGCCGGGTCGTTGACATGCACCAGCGCAATGCCGGGCCTGCCCCAGAGGGCACGGAACACGAGGCGGCCGATGCGGCCGAAACCGTTGATGCCGAGGCGCATGGGAACGAAGCAGGTGAGCAGCGCCTGTGGTCGGCGGGCGTAACCTAGATCAAATCTGCTTGATTGATCAAGAGGAGTTGATGAATGACGGTGTCCCTGCCCGCCGGGTCCCCTGCGCTCCAGTCCAACCAGGCTCGGTCCCTGCTCAAGGCTCTCTCTGACCCCCTGCGTTTGCGCGTGATCGAAGCCCTCGCCAATGGCGAGAAGTGCGTCTGCGACCTCACGGCTGAGCTCGATCTGGCCCAGTCCAAGCTCTCCTTTCACCTCAAGGTGCTCAAGGAGGCGGGGCTGTTGGCTGACCGCCAGGAGGGCCGCTGGATCTACTACCGCCTGGAGCCGGCCGCCATCGAGGCCCTGCGCTCCTGGCTTGCGGATCTGGCCAGCCGTTGCGGCGCCAGCGCGCCCCCATGCGGCTGAACCATCCCCCGGTGCTGGCCAAGTTGAGGCCCCTTGATCGAGGTGCCGGCCCTGGTGAGCCTGGTTTATCTCTCGCTGACGCTGCGGCGGCGCCTCCAGCGCTTGGCCTGAGGCAGGGTTCATCAAGGCTTAAACCGTCGTTAAACCATCAATCGCATTTGATCAATCAGGGTGATCGGGCTGGCGCCCTCCCGTCCCATGCTTCGCTTCCGTCGCCCCTCCTCACCCGGCCGCCATTCAGCTCGTGTCGCTGCTGCCACGCGCCTGATCGCCGCCACGGTCTTGGCCCTGCTCGCACCGCTCGCGCAGACCCAACCCGCCCGGGGCCAACAGGCCACGCCCCCCACGGTGCGCATCACCGGATCGAGCACGGTCTACCCGATCATCCAAGCCGCCATCGCTGCCTTCCAGCGCACGGAGGCCGGCAAGGGGTCCCGCTTTGATCTGGTGGAATCGGGTACCAGCGGCGGCCTGCGTGATCTCTGTGCCGGTCGGGTGCCGATGGCCAATGCCTCGCGGCCGATCAGCTCCACTGAACTCAAGGCCTGTGAGCGGAAAGGGGTGCGCTTCTTCGAGCTGCCCCTCGCCTTCGATGCCCTCACCGTGGTGGTGAACCCGCGCAACACCTGGGCCCAGGCGATCACCACCCAGGAACTCTCCCGGCTGTGGCAGCGACGCGCCCAGGGCCGCATCATGCGTTGGAATCAGGTCAACCCCCAGTGGCCCGCACGGCCGATCCGGCTCTGCGGACCCGGTAGCGATTCAGGCACCTTCGACTACTTCAACAAGGCGATCAACGGCTCCGCCACTGATTCACGCCGCGACTACACCGCCAGCGAAGACGACAACGTGGTGGTCAACTGTGTGGCCAACGACCCCCATGCCCTCGGTTATCTGGGCTATGGCTGGTACGTCGCCCATGCCCAGCGGTTAAGGGCTCTGAAGGTTCAGGCGGGTCAGGTGGCGGTGGCACCTTCGGCGGAGAGCGTGTTCGATGGCAGCTACGAACCGCTCTCCAGGCTCCTGTTCATCTACGTCAACGAACGGGCGCTCAAGGAACAAGACCTGCTGCGGCGCTTCATCGGTTACCTGTTGGTGAACGACACCCAACTGGTCGAGAAGGCACGGTTCATTCCCCTGCCGGGCAGCACCAATCAGGTGGTGGAAGCCAAGCTCTACCGCCAGATCACCGGCACATCCTTCGGCGGTGAACTTCCGATCGGCCTGACGGTTGGCGAGGCCATACGGCGCAGTTTTGCTCAAACCAAGCGACCTGCTTACCGCTGAGGCGAACCGGGGGGCTCCGGTCCAGCGCTCTCCACCGGATAGCCCTCCGCTTTCCAACGGCTCAGACCGCCGCGCAGGTTGGCTACTTGCCTCAGGCCGGCTTTGCTCAGTTGCTGGGTGGCCAGGGCCGAGCGGCTGCCGGAATGGCAGAGCACCACCGTCGGGCGATCGGTGGGGATTTCTGGGCTGCGGGCCTCCAACTCCGGCAGGGGGATCAGCTGGCTGCCGGGAATGTGGCCATCGGGGCCGTCGTATTCCTGCCGCGAGCGCACGTCCACCAGGTTGAGGGCGCTGAGGTGGGCGGCCACCCATTCAGGGATCAGTTCCGGCAACCCGGCGTAGCTGCGCCGGATCGGCGCCCAGTCCTGGTCGTCCGCTCCGCTGGCGGGCTCTAGGGGCTCACCGCAGCGCAGATTCGCCGGCAGGGCCTGGGCGATGCGGTGGGGGTGGGGGAGACGCAGGTTCTCCATCGACCCGACGAAGTCGCGCTCATCGGCGCCGCCCCCCAGGCGGGCGTTGTAGGCCCGTTCCTCAGCCACGGAGCTGACGCAGCGGCCGGCGTAGTCGTGGCCCGGGTAGAGCAGGCAGGCCTCTGGCAGCGACAGGATCTGCTCGGTGATCGAGCGGTAGAGGTTGTGGGGGTTGCCCTGCTGGAAATCACAGCGACCGCAGCCGCGGATCAGCAGCGCATCACCGGTGAAGGCGAGGCTCTGGTTGTCGAGCACATAGGTGAGGCAGCCGTCGGTGTGGCCCGGGGTGGCGCGCACCTCCAGAAAGCGGCCGCCGAAGTTCACCCGATCGCCATCGCTCAGGGGCTTGGTCACGTTGCTGGCACGCACCTTGGCCGATAGTCCGATGGCGCAGCCCGTGGCCCGCCGCATCAGCCAGGCGCCGCTGATGTGGTCGGCGTGGGCGTGGGTGTCGAGGCAGGTGACCAGATCGATCTCCAGCTCCTCGATCAGGGCCAGATCTCGGCTGTGCTGTTCGAACACCGGATCAATCAGCACCCCCTCGCGTGCCCCCACGTCTGCGAGTAGGTAGGTGTAGGTGCCGGTGTCGGCGTCGAAGAGTTGACGCAGCAGCAGCTCGCCGCCACCGGCGGCGGCCCGCAGCGAGAAAGGGGGGGCGACGGCCATGGTGGATCTGACAGCCCGGGCCAGGGAGCTTAGGCCTGTGGCCCCAGCCAGGTGGGTCTTGAGCACGAACACCAAGAGGGAGCCGTCAACTGAAGGACGTTTTGGGGCAGGCTTTGATCGATCGACCTAAGGCGGCAGCGATGGTTGCCGATGGACGCCCCTCATTGCTGTGAAGAGCCACGTGCCTTGCCATGGCTCGTGCCAACCCAGATGGGTTCAGGGTTGGGCGATCTCGACCGTGAGTTGGATCGGTGCTCCGTTCCTGTTGGTGAGCTGCAGCTGCACGCGGTAGGGCAAAGCCCCCATCGGTGGATTCGTGGCTGTGAAGGTGCGACTGGTGGGTTGGTAGGTGAGCCAGCTGGGCAAGGCCCCGCCTCCGGGCTGAGTCGCTTCGGAGGGACCACCGAGGTCCACATCGGGGAAGCGCTCCAGCAGAAGTTGTCGCGGAACCTGATAGCTGAAGCCCAGGCCCTGCTGCCGCGTCGCCGCCAGGGCCATCGCCTCGCTGCGTGCTTGCTGCACCGTCCCAGCCCGTAAGCCCTCAGCCAAGTTGGAGGGTTTCGCCCCAGGCATGGGGCCCACTTCCCCACCGCCGCCACCCGGTGGGACCACGGCCGGGCCGCCACCGGGCCTGGAAGGTCGGGTGGGCATGAGGCCGATTTCGCCACCGCCACCACCCGGTGGGATCACAGCCGGGCCACCACCGGGCTTGGAGGGCCTTGTGGGCATGAGCCCGATTTCGCCACCGCCGCCACCAGGGGGGATCACCGCCGGGCCGCCACCGGGCCTGGAGGGCCTTGTGGGCATGAGGCCGATTTCTCCACCACCGCCACCTGGTGGGATCACCGCCGGGCCACCACCGGGCCTGGAGGGCCGTGTGGGCATGAGCCCGATTTCGCCACCGCCGCCACCAGGCGGGATCACGGCCGGGCCGCCACCGGGCCTTGAGGGCCGGGTGGGCATGAGTCCGACTTGTCCGCCACCGCCACCAGGGGGGATCACCGCCGGGCCGCCACCAGGTCTGGAGGGCCGCGTGGGCATGAGCCCGACTTCTCCACCGCCGCCACCCGGTGGGATCACAGCAGGGCCACCACCGGGCCTGGAGGGCCGTGTGGGCATGAGGCCGATTTCTCCACCGCCGCCACCGGGCGGTATCACGGCCGGACCGCCACCAGGTCTGGAAGGCCGAGTTGGCATGAGGCCGATTTCTCCGCCGCCGCCACCAGGTGGGATCACAGCCGGTCCGCCACCGGGTCTGGATGGAAGCCCGGGCATGAGGCCCACTTCTCCGCCGCCGCCGCCACCAGGTGGGATCACGGCCGGACCACCGCCGGGTCTGGATGGAAGGCCAGGCATGAGTCCGACTTCTCCGCCACCGCCACCCGGGGGGATCACAGCAGGACCACCACCAGGTCTGGATGGAAGCCCAGGCATGAGGCCCACTTCTCCACCACCGCCACCAGGGGGGATCACGGCCGGGCCACCACCGGGCCTGGAGGGCCGCGTGGGCATGAGTCCCACTTCTCCGCCACCGCCACCAGGGGGGATCACAGCCGGGCCACCACCAGGCCTGGAGGGTCGGGTGGGCATGAGCCCGATTTCTCCACCACCGCCACCTGGCGGGATCACGGCCGGGCCGCCACCGGGCCTGGAGGGCCGAGTGGGCATGAGCCCGATTTCGCCGCCACCGCCACCAGGCGGGATCACAGCAGGGCCGCCACCGGGCCTGGAGGGCCGCGTGGGCATGAGGCCGATTTCGCCGCCACCACCACCAGGCGGGATCACAGCAGGACCGCCACCAGGCCTGGAAGGCCGTGTGGGCATGAGCCCGATTCCTCCACCCCCACTGCCGCCTCCGCCATTCCCGCCGCCACTGCCTCCACCGGCGTTGCCACCTCCATTTCCGCCACCGCCATTTCCTCCGCCACCGCCCGGTCGCCCTTGCCCGGCGCCATTGCCGGGGCCGCTGCCGTCCCCGGGACCACCCGCCCCGCCGCCTGTGCCAGGGATGAGGTTGGCTCCGCCGCCGAGGTTGGCTCCGCCACCACCGCCACCCTCTGGCTTGCCGCCTCCGTCAGGCTTGCCGCCACCATCGGGCTTCCCGCCACCGCCCGGTCGCCCTTGCCCGGCGCCATTGCCGGGGCCGTTGCCGTCACCGGGACCACCTGCCCCACCGCCGGTGCCAGGGATGAGGTTGGCGCCGCCGCCGACGTTGGCGCCGCGACCGCCGCTATTTCCGCCTCCATTGCCATTGCCATTGCCATTGCCACCAGCACTCCTGTTGCTGAGGCCGTCACCGACCCTGGGACGAACGCCAGGGGTGGCGCTGGAGAGGGCTTGCTTCCCGAGCGGAGCGGCGCCGCGGCTCTGGAGACGGCTGCCAACAGGTGTGCGGGCGCCGCCTGCGATCAGGGCCGGTGGCTTGAGCCCGGTGGCGGGGAGCCGGGTGGCATTGATGGCCGCCAGCAGGGATTGACCGCTCTGGATCAGCGCAGCCCGGTTGCTGACGTTGCCGGGCAGAAGGGTGAGGGACCCTTCGATCGGCCGTTGGGTGCCGAGGATCGTGCCGCGCAGGTTGATGGCCTGATCCCGGATGAAGCTGAGATTGCGGAAGCGAGTGGGCTGGATGGCATAGGCCTGGGAGAAGCGCCAGAGGGTGCTGGGATCGAGTCGCAAAGGCACCAGCCAGGAGGAAGGGGCCAGGATCCGCCCGCTTGCTTCCACCTGAATTCCACTCGGATTCACCAGCACGAAGCGGGGACCCGATTGCACCGTGCCGCCGATGAGGGAGGCCCCGCTGGTGCCACGGACGAAGTTCAACAGCACCTGGTTGCTGCTGCCCTGGACCTGGAACAGTTCACCCGGGCTGACGTTGAAACTCTGCCAACGCACCAGGCCGCCTTTGCCGACCACCTGGATCTGACCGTTGGCGCCGGGGATGAGGCCCTGCACATTGGCGCTGCGGCCCCCACTGAACTCGGGCAGGGCCTGGCTGGGAAGGGGCAGCCAGGGCACCAGGCTCAGGCCCGCGAGCACACAGAGGGAGATTCGATGCGGCTGGTTTCGGTGTGTCATGGGCTCAGAACCACTTCCTCAGAGACACCCAGACCCGCACGCTGGCATTGAGTCCATCCACGTCGTTGCCGGTGGGGGAATAGAGGTTGTTGCCCAGCGGCCAGGCCACATCCAGCGAGGCGAGCAGATCGCCATGGGTGCCCCATTCCAACCCTAGGCCCGGTCCCCACAGGCCCAGCTGACCCGGCAGCTCCCCATCGGCAAACGAACTCGTCCAACGCCAGATGTAGCCCCCATCCACGAATCCCTTGGCGATCAGATTGCTGGCCAGTTGGTAGCGAAGGGTGAGTTGCCCCGACAGCCCCGAATCTCCGAGGGCCTCACCCGGTGGATAGGCGCGCACACCATTGGGCCAACCAAGGGACATCTTCTCGACGGTGTCGAGGTTGTTGAACGCAACCTGGGCCTGGCTGAACAGTTCGACCGACCAGCGCGAATCGCGGAACATCTGATAACGCCGATAAAGGCCGAACAACTTCCCCCAGGCACCGGCCTTGGCGGCGCCTAATTCATCGAGTTCGGCCTCAAAGGGTCCGTCCAGGCCCAGATTTCCCACCGACAGCGTGAGCAGTCCGCTGTTGATGCCGAGCCCGAACAGGTTGTCCTGGTTGTCGCCCATCAACGTGAAGCGGCCGACCCAGTTGGTGCGGTTGGAGTATTGATAACCGAGGACTTCATCGGTGAAGTGATCGACTTCAGCGCTGACATTCCAGGAAAGGTTCTGTCTGGGGCGCCGCCACAGCACCTGAGACAACCCCACCGAACCGCTGGCGAAGGATCCCTTGTAGTCGAAAGGTGCCTGATCTTTAAGCAGGCGATAATCACTCCAGTTCACCGACCCTGTGGCATTCAGCCCGCCCGGTGTGAGGGGCAAAGTTACATTCGTGCCGGCATAGCGGCTGCCGTACCAGTTCACATTGCCGGAATAGGATGTGAATAGGCTGAGCACCTCGCCGCGGCCCGCTAGGCCGTTGAGGTTCAGCGTGGCTTGCGCCTGATACGGCCCGGTGTCGATCGTGGATTGGTTGTTGAGGTTCAGCTCCCCCTGGACCTGCCGCGTGGCCCGCAGGTTGAGCAACACATCGGTGCTCCCGGCTATGTCCCCTGGCTGGAGCTCGGCCCTGGCCTGGACACCACCGAGGTCGCCCAGCTTGAGCAAAGCACTCTCCAGCTTGTCGAGCCGCAGCGGCTGGCCCTTGCCCACCGCATCGAGCACTGTGGCGATCGCCCAGTTCGAGGAGATCGGGGCCTGGTTGGAGGGGATGCGCACGGCCCCGAGCCGCGCTTCCACCACCGGAGCCACCACCACGCCATCGGCGCGCTGCAGCGGCTCGCCCACGCTGACCAGCAGCTGGGCCCGCTCGTAGGCCGCCTCCAGATCGGCCCGCAGCTTGGCGAGCACCTCCTGGGTGGCGCTCTGGCTGATGTAGCGCTCCTGCAGCGGCTTCAACCAGCCCGGGGTTGGGAGGCTCGAGCCTTCCAGTTCCACGCCCTTGATCGGCGGCGCTGCCGAGGGGACTGAGTCTTGGGGGAGGGCTGCAGGGGTGCCTGGCAGACCTTCGATCAGGGGCTGCTGGGGTTGGAGCTGTTGTTGATCAACCTGGCGCAGCTGGTCACGCCGCTGTTCGTCCTGGATTCGACGCTCCACCCGGCCCGAGGGTTGGGCCCAGCCGGGCGCCACGAGCAGCGCCGAGGAGAGCACGGCGATGGGGCCCACCACATGGGTGATCGGTTTTGAAAAGAGCGTCAATCGTTCCCGGGCGCCGCGGTCAGATTAAAGGCTGGCAACGTCGCCCCAGGTGCGTCCGTCAGGAGTGAGCCATCGGCCGATCCGCCCTGCAGCGCGCCCGCAGGGCGCTGATCAGCTTGCTCACCGCATCGGCTTGCCCCTGCAGCCCAAACGCCTCCCGCTCCACCGCCAGGTTCCCGTGGCCATAACGGGTGGTGAGGATGCCGCTGATCTCCCGCTCCACCACCGGCGCCAGGGTCACCTTCCAGCCGATCGGCCTCAACACCCCGCGGGGGCAACTCTGGGCGGCATGCACCGCCTCGTGCAGCACGGTCTGCCGGCCGATGCCCAGCTCGAACGCCACCGGCGCCACCCAAAGCGTCTTGCTTTTGGCCTCGAACAACCCGTAGATGCCGCTCCGCGGCGGCGCCTGCAGCAGCACGGTGAAGCCCCGTCGCCGCAGCTCTTTCACCAGCGGTTGCAACTCCGCCGGCAGGCTGTCCAGGCGTCTCGGGGCCAATGGCCCAGGGGCCAATGGCCCAGGGGCCAACGGCCCAGGAGCCAACGGCCCTTGCGCCAGAGCGGCAGCCAGCAACAGTGCAATCACGGCCACAGCCCCCCGAGGCGGATCCCGGCCCCCAGGGCGTGAACCATAACTAGTTCAGCCACCGCCGGGACCGCAGCCACCGCTGAGCAGTTCGGCCCGCAAGCCCTGCAGCGGCGGGGAGGCCGGGGCGCGGGGATCGAACAGCAAGGCCCAGGCCATGGGCACTTGCCCGCGGGCCAGCGCCCCCTCCACCGCGCGCTCCCAGGCCCTGGGATCGCGGCCCAGACGAGCCACCAGCTGCTCGCTGGAGCGCAGCACCGGTGCCGCCGCCGCCCGTAGCCGCACGCTGGCGAAGTGGCCGGCGGCTGTTCCGCGCGGGCGCAGGCGCAGCACCGCCAGCTCCCCTGGTTTCAGGGGTGCCAGGGGCCAGGGGATCGCTGTTCCCGCCCGTTGGCTCGCCGGGATCTGTGCGCTCCAGGGCCGCTGTCCGCCGCGCTCGATGCGCAGCTCGCCCAGTGGCTCGGCCACCACCAGGGTGGGCCTGGCGTTCGGCACGGTGCCGCCCACCCGGCCATCGGCGTCGCTCTCCACCCGCGGTGCGATCACGCAGATCTCCGGTTCGCTCTCGGTGGTTGGCGCCGCCCGGGCCCGGTCACCAGGCAGCAGGACCAACAGCAGCATTGCCCCCAGAGTGATGCGCCGCCAAGGTTCCGCGCGCCCCGCTGGGAGCGATGGAGCTTGATGGCGTCGGCGTTGGGGCAACAACGGCTTGGGATCGATCTCCCCATGCTGACGACCCGGAGGACGGCCCTACGATTTGGTTTCTGGTCTGGATCGGCCACCCATGCTGGCCGTCTGCGCCGCCCTGCTGCAGCTCAAGGGTGAACCCCTGGCCGGCGGCGTCCCCAGCGGTGGCGCCACCGTGCCCCTGGAGCGGGCCGCAGACGGCGACACCCCGGTGCTCAACCTGCGCACGGATCGAGGCAGCCTGCGGCTGTTGCTTGACACGGGGGCCTCCTCGTCGATGGTCACCCCCGCAGCGGCCCGGCGCCTGGGGCTCCGTTCCGAGCCCGTGCCCCCCGCCCACTTCGGCATGGCCGGCGGCGGCAGCGGCTGCGCCCAGCTGCGTCCCCGTCGCCTGCGCCTGGGTGACCTGCGCCTCGGTGGCGGTGCCGATCAGCTCCTGCTGCGCTCGGCGGAAGCCCTGGTGATGCCGGTGGCGGCCCTGCCGCCGGGGGTCGATGGGGTGCTGGGGGCGCCCCTGCTGAAGCGCCTGCCGGTCTGGATTGATCCCGTGGGCCAGCGCCTTCGCCTCGGGGAGGGCGCCGTGGCCCTGGCCGGCCCCACGCCCCCGCGCCGCACCCTGCCCCTGCGCTGGGCCCGGGGGGTGCCCCTGATTGAGCTCAGCAGCCCCCTGGGTCCGGTGGCGGCCCTGGCGGACACCGGCGCCGAGGGCCTGTTCCTCAGCCCCGCCCTGGCCAGGCGCCTGGGGCCGATCGGGCCGGGGGATCCGCTGCGGCTGGTGGGTTTCTGTGGGGAGCAGCAGGTGCGGCGTCAGCGTTTTGCTGGCTTGGGTCTTGGCCTGGGACCGGCCCCTGCCCAGGCCAGCGTTGAGGGGATCGTCACAGCGAATCCGATCTTTGCGGAGCTTCAGGTGGAGGCGATCGCCGGCCAGGAGTTGCTGCGCAGCCATCGCCAGCTCTGGCGCCTCGATCGGGTACCGCCCCAGCTGAGCCTGTGGTGAAGCCGTTCGCAGCCCTTCTGGCGGTGTCCCTGGCGCTGGTGCTGGCGCTCGCGGGCCTGTTCAGCCCAGCCCTGGCGTCGGGGGGCGCTGCCTCGCCCCTGGGCACCCCCACGGCTCCCTCACCGCTCTCCAGTGAGGTCCTGAGCGCGCGCGCCCCGTTCAACCAGAGCGCCCACTACCCCCTGGGCCAGCGCCCCGATCCCGCCCTCTACAGGCCCCATGCCGACTGGCTCGGGCGCTTGATCCTGCCCAGCGAGCGCGAGCTGGTCCAGGCCCCGGCCGCTCTCGGCCAGGACTGGGTCTGGATCGAACTGGAGCAAACCCCCGCGGAGCAGGCGCCGTTGCGGGGCCAGCGCCTGCGGCTGGGCTGGAAGGACGACCCCCGCCTGCGCCAGCTGGTGCGCGCGGTCAGCACCGACATCCGCCTGGATGACGCCGCCCGCGCGGCGATCGTCGATGGCAACGTGGTGCCCACTCGCCTCGATGGGCGCCGGCGGGTGGGGCCGCTGCAGTCCCTGGCCGGGGCCCGCCCCCGCGATGACGTGACCGTGGAACTGCGGGATGTGGCCCTGGTGGCTGCAGCTACGGGCGCCCCGAGCCTTCGCGTCGGCCGGCCGCCGATTCAGACCACCGGCCGCTGGGTGGCGCTGGTGCGGATCCTGGGCCCGACGCCAGCGTCGGCCGGTGGTGTCAGCTCCGATCGCTTCCGGGTGCAGCACTACGACAGCGAGGGGGGGGCGTTCAGCGGTCCGATCACGACCGTGCGCCTCCCCCAGCAGCCCCCCAACCGCTACGGCCGCTGGATGTCCAGTCCCCGCGGTCTTGCGAGCAACCCGATCGGCTATCAGGGCTGGTACCTCTACGGAGCCCCCGATGTCACCGGGCTGTTCACCGTCCAGTCCCTGCGCCCCCGGGCCCTGTTCCAACTCAAGGCCGACCAGCTGCTCCAGGGCCGCTCGACGCTCTGGCGTTACCTGCTGCGCGGCAACTGGGGCCCCGCCAGCCTGCAACGGGGACGCTTCTCGCGGGTGGAGCTCGCCCTGGCGGCTCCGGTTCCCTGGAGCCTGGGGGACCGCGGCCTGGTGATCCATACCTTCGGGGGCATCGGTGGCCGCCAGGCGGAGCCCGTGCCGTTCTTCACCGTCACCGGCCACTTCGCCTTCGGTGAGGCGGAGGTGGTGCGCGACCCGTTCACGGCTGAACTTCAGTTCGCCCTGCGCTACCACCAGATCTATGCCAACAATCCCGATGGGATCGTGGCCGGCACCCAGGACTGGAGCGCCTATGCCGGTGACCTGCGCCGGGGCTGGCTGGGCACTCGCCCGTTCTCCGATCTGGTGGTCAAACTCGACCTGTTCGATGAACCGGCCGGCCCTGAGGGCAGCGCTGACCCCCAGCGGTTGTCATTGCTGCGGGAACTGCAACTGCAGGCTGAAGTGCTGATGGCGCGCTACCGCAGTGGCGACGGCACCGGCTTCAACGGGGTGGGTGCGGCGATCTCCTGCGTGCAGGATTCCAGCCAGGCCCTGGCGATCGCCGTGGAGCGCCTGCGCCAGCGGCTGGCCTCGCTCCCCCGTTCAGGAAGCGGTTCAGGCCCCGGTTCCACCATGGAGTCTGAGCGGCTTGCCTCCCTCGATCGGCTCACCCGCTCCCTCGATGACCTGCTCACGCCCTTCGGCCAGATGCGCGCCGACTGGCGACGCAACGGGACCCTGGTGGATCAGGCGTCCGAAGGGATCGACGAGGGTGCCAGCTTCCGTCGCAACACCGGCCTGCGCGACACCCTGCTGAGCTGGCGCACGGTCCTGCCCCGCCGCGGCCACGACGATCTGGCCCGGGTGTTTCTGGGCCACGGCGCCCAGCTGCACGTGCTGCGCACCAACTTGATCCCCGGCGGCGACGATCGTCTCGCCCCGCTGGCCCCCACCGGAGTGTTGGGTCAACTCCCGCCCCTGGCCTCCCTGCTGCGCCGGATCGCCGATGCCCTGTTCATGCCCACCGGTGGGCGAACCGTGGCGCTGACCCTGGCGATCCTGGTGCCCTATGCCCTGGTGGCCCTCACGCTGGGGCATCGCTCCGGTTTCCTGCGCGAGCAAGTTTTGTGGGGGCCGCCGGGACTGTTGCTGCGCCATGC
Proteins encoded:
- a CDS encoding type II CAAX prenyl endopeptidase Rce1 family protein — its product is MKPFAALLAVSLALVLALAGLFSPALASGGAASPLGTPTAPSPLSSEVLSARAPFNQSAHYPLGQRPDPALYRPHADWLGRLILPSERELVQAPAALGQDWVWIELEQTPAEQAPLRGQRLRLGWKDDPRLRQLVRAVSTDIRLDDAARAAIVDGNVVPTRLDGRRRVGPLQSLAGARPRDDVTVELRDVALVAAATGAPSLRVGRPPIQTTGRWVALVRILGPTPASAGGVSSDRFRVQHYDSEGGAFSGPITTVRLPQQPPNRYGRWMSSPRGLASNPIGYQGWYLYGAPDVTGLFTVQSLRPRALFQLKADQLLQGRSTLWRYLLRGNWGPASLQRGRFSRVELALAAPVPWSLGDRGLVIHTFGGIGGRQAEPVPFFTVTGHFAFGEAEVVRDPFTAELQFALRYHQIYANNPDGIVAGTQDWSAYAGDLRRGWLGTRPFSDLVVKLDLFDEPAGPEGSADPQRLSLLRELQLQAEVLMARYRSGDGTGFNGVGAAISCVQDSSQALAIAVERLRQRLASLPRSGSGSGPGSTMESERLASLDRLTRSLDDLLTPFGQMRADWRRNGTLVDQASEGIDEGASFRRNTGLRDTLLSWRTVLPRRGHDDLARVFLGHGAQLHVLRTNLIPGGDDRLAPLAPTGVLGQLPPLASLLRRIADALFMPTGGRTVALTLAILVPYALVALTLGHRSGFLREQVLWGPPGLLLRHALGWLLMPALLEELLFRVALLPHPLEGEGLPGTIAWGALSLGLFVIYHPLAERTWYPEAKGVFHDPRFLVQCSLLGLACLVAYNLSGSLWPPLVIHWLAVTVWLGPLQGHRRLRAPR